The sequence below is a genomic window from Penaeus monodon isolate SGIC_2016 chromosome 14, NSTDA_Pmon_1, whole genome shotgun sequence.
tatatatgtatatatatatttatacacacacacacatacacacacacacacacacacacacacacacacacacacacacacacacacacacacacacacacacacacacaaacatacacacaaacacacacacacacacacacacacacaaacataaacacacacacacacacacacacacacacacacacacacacacacacacacacacacacacacacacacaatatatatatatatatatatatatatatatatatatatatatatatatatatatgtatgtatgtatgtatgtatgtatgtatatataaaagagagagatgatgggaacagacacacacacacacacacacacacacatgtatgtatgtatgtatacatgtatgcatgcatgtatgtctgtctgtcaaccctatctatctatctttaagtATACGCATTCATGAATATTTCTACTATCGTGAGATATTCTGTTAAAGTTGATGgtgtatgaatgaaaatttattataagGATCATAGTGGCAATGTGTTAGTTACCGGTAATGCTTGCATGCTCTCTATAAGCATTTACTTGGATGACGAAGAAAGGGTTACAAGTAATATTACAGAGACCTCTGTATACGAgtaaacaatgtaataataataataatctcggtGTGAGGCCACACCACTTATGAGGCCATGCGAACTTCTCCACACTTTACATTGAACATAAGGACTTTAAAGACAATGTACTGCACCAAAATATAAGAAGTTATAATGTGATGGAAAGATTAGTGTCAAGAATGAAATGGTGCtacaaatataagtaaaaaagagACTAGCATTTACTGTATGTTGGTGAATTAAATACAACTGGTAGCGTCTCTAGGATACACCTGTGTGGAGCTGTTTTGATCTGAAGtcaatgtatataaacacaaatatccctTTAAACCACATGTTGTGTTCATTCGGTAAACATAAATTTTatcatgtgaatgtgtgtatcacGCACTTTTTAATTTACATATCTCAGATCGAGTGAATTCCTTGCAGAGCGAAGATGATATTGCGACAAAGTGTGGCACTCTTGATCGTGGCTGCGGTCGCTCTGGGGCAGAGCCAGAGCCGGAGGGCAGACCCAACCTATGCCGGGTGAGTCAACTGGAGAGGTTTGTTGCTGGcacaaaactgaaaagaaaactaGAACACCTGCAGTACATGCAGCATATGATCTGACCATTAGCTTATAAGATGAGGTACAATATTTCCCTGGCTGTAGATAAAAATGATTAACTATTAGAATGCTTAGTAAAGTGATTTTGCATCTCAAAGTATATCATATGAGCAGCTACAACATCTATGGTAATACTTTTGAATTTCTTTTACAAGGATAGTTACCTTACTATGCTTTGGCCAAGTACTGAACATTTCTTCTTCGAAGCACCGGAAAGAATGGTAACTCAGGTTAGAgtaatatgatgaaaatgtttCAGATGGAATGTGTTGGAAGTGATGTCATTACCCCCGGTTCTGAATCCAGAAACCTTTGGATTTCCCAGTCACATAGACCTCCTCAGCTTCAACACAGGAACCGGTAAGGTTTTAGATATATGCGAGACAGAAACAGCAAGACCTGATCTCTTGGCATTAATTTTGAGTTGATACCAATAACTTACATTTCCTGCTTAGATGTCTTTGGACTCTTTTATGGACAGGTACAACCATATTAGCAGTGGCCCAGGATAAGCTGACTCAGTTCATACAAACATTAACGGATTCCGGCGTGGCCTTCCAAACCAAGATACAAGATCTCTCCCAGTAAGTGCATAACATTCGCTAGCAGGTTTTCGTtcgactgtgtgtgtgggtgggtgtcacATCAACTGCTATTTGCTGTGGTGGTAACTAGCAACGGATTTATTAAtgtgcgagaaaaaaaaacgaggagggtgaagaaatatatattttttacacacgttctgtttattattaatttttttaacgcTCATCAAGGAAATTGAGACTGACGTCTTCACGATTGAATCGGGAGAAAGAGAGGCCCGCATTCTTCTTGTCATTCGTTCTGCGCCTTCGAGTACTGCTTGCTCGGTCATGCTTTTGATCCATGATACACACGAGACTAACATTTCTGATAATTCCTTCGTGAGCAGTCTACAATTGTTTTATGCTTGATAACTATTACTACGAACAACGAAAAGTAGGAAagcaaactttttttgttttgagatttactaaattatttgaaaaaagttAAAGTCTAAACACATTTTGCTTTGCAATCACTGAATTACTGCACgcgcatgattatatatatatatatatatatatatatatatatatatatatatatatatatatatatatatatatatatacgcatacacacacacacacacacacacacacacaaacacacacacacacacatatacatatgcgtgtgtgtgtgtgtgtgtgtgtgtgtgtgtgtgtgtgtgtgtgtgtatgtgtgtgtgtgtgtgtgtatgtgtgtgtgtgtgtgtagaaagggtatgaatgagaatgaatatcttcacatatgatatacaagatatgtatttgaccggttttgattatatctttgtcagaaatacatgatacaatatatatatatatatatatatatatatatatatatatatatatatatatatatatataatacatacatatatatatatatatatatatatatatatatatatatacatacatacatatatatatatatatatatatatatatatatatatatatatatatatgtgtgtgtgtgtgtgtgtgtgtgtgtgtgtgtgtgtatgtgtgtgtgtaagtgtgtgtgtgtgtgtgtgtgtatgtatgtatgtatgtgtatatgcacacacacacacacacatacatatatatatatatatatatatatatatatatatatatatatatatatatatatatatgtatatgtgtatatgtatatatgtataaataaatgaatatatatatatatatatatatatatatatatgtgtgtgtgtgtgtgtgtgtgtgtgtgtgtgtgtgtgtgtgtgtgtgtgtgtgtgtgtggacgggtggttcggactcaggactggcacggcggcgatctgagttcgagggttcgagtcaccggccggcgcgttgttcccttgggcaaggaaattcacctcgattgcctacctatccactgggtggccaagccagtccaagtcagtgctggtcccaagcccggataaaatagagagaatgattacctaaaaggtaacaccggcactgtccgcggaaaggaactggggaccctaccacgtactcgctccaagagcatcacaacatgaaaaatacagttaagtatcatgctgtgaccacggcggctcaaacatgaacctaccgttaaataaaaaagaaaaaaaaaaaaaaaaaaaaagaaagaaagaaaaaaatatatacatacatatatatatatatatatatatatatatatacatatatatatatatatatatatatatatatatatatatatatatatatatatatatatatacatatatacatacactgtgggttatgtgtgtgtgtgtgcatacacacacgcagcttACCAGAGGCAGGTAAACTGACACGCGAAATACTTCCCCACAAAAGTGTCAGTGAACAGGAAACGAGGAATGGAGAGGTGAGGCAAATATTGGTCAGGACTGTGTTTTACGCCAGGAGAGTGTTTTGTATGCCATGGTCTCGCGAGGAATTCACGACAGCTGTTCCGAAGTGCTGAGGGGAGTGACTCTAAAATCGATTTGAAAGGGAAGAATTTTCAAGCGCATGAGCAATCATGCAGTAATGAACTTGGATTAGCAAATAGTGATACAATTCCTTACTTGAACTCTAAAACCTGTGGCGGTTTACAGTGCCTATTTCTGCAGCTGTATGCCAAGCAGTATAGACATATTTACTGAGATATATTGTTTATTCTGTCTGTGTCCCAATCATGATTTTAATTTCAACAGATTGTTCTTATCACCTCTTACGTACGACATGACAAGGCGTCTCCCGAGAGGTGACGCAACCTTTGATCGCTACATGTACTACCAAGAGGTAAGGGGAGTATGAGgatcaatagacagacagatggatagccAAAAGATAGTGACAGACTAagagagatagttagacagactggaagataaatagggagacagccagatagatatgCAGACTGATATACaaagaatgtgtgtgcgtgtgtgtgtgtgtgtgtgtgtgtgtgtgtgtgtgtgtgtgtgtgtgtgtgtgtgtgtgtgtgtgtgtgtgtgtgtgtgtgtgtgtgtgtgtgtgtgtgtgtgtgcgtgcgtgtatatatatatatatatatatatatatatatatatatatatatatatatatgtgtgtgtgtgtgtgtgtgtgtgtgtgtgtgtgtgtgtgtgtgtgtgtgtgtgtgtgtgtgtgtgtgtgtgagttcgtgagagaaaatggagggtgggaggagagagaaagagaggggagaccaAGAGCGAGTAGAGGAGACCGAGGAACGTAAATAGCAATGCGGTGCTTTCTCTTGCTTGCAGATCGTGTCCTACATCGAAGGGCTGTCCTCCAGGTACTCAAATAAGGTTCAGGTTGACAAGATTGGCCAGAGCGTCGAGGGCAGACCTATATATCTCATTACAATCAACAAGAAAACCAAAACCCGAAAAGTCGACAAACCTGTTATATTCATAGAAGCAGGTACGTTATTTTTGCAATATGACATGTCAGGGGATACAGAATACAacgttatctcattattgttgcAAGGAAACAACTACAGTCACTCAAGAAATGATAACATTAAGACTACTGGTTTTCGTTCAACGCTTCAAGCAAGCAATCTCTCTGCAGGGGCGCACGCGAGGGAGTGGGTGTCCCCGGCCTCGGCGCTGTACCTGGTGGAGCGCCTGCTGGAGAGCCCGTCCCTCCTGCGCAATGCCGAGTGGCGCGTCGTCCCGCTGCTCAACCCCGACGGCTACGTCTACTCCTGGAACCAtgtacgcgcacaaacacactcactcacccacccaaacacccacccacccactcactcactcactcgctcactcactcactcattcactcgctcactcactcactcactcactcactcactcactcgctcactcactcactcactcactcactcactcactcactcactcactcgctcactcactcactcactcactcactcactcgctcactcactcactcactcactcaccctcccacccacccacccacccactcactcactcactcactagctcattcactcactcactcactcactcactcgctcgctcactcactcactcgctcactcactcactcactcactcactcactcactcactcactcactcactcactcactcactcgctcactcactcactcactcactcactcactcgctcactcactcactcacacacctatccatccacccacccaaccactcactcactcactcattcattcattcattcattcattcattcattcactcactcactcactcactcactcactcacttgctcacacatacatacgtacatacatacacacacacacacacacacacacacacacacacacacacacacacacacatatatatatatatataatatatatatatatatatataatatatatatatatatatgtatatatatatatatatatatatattatatcatatatatacatacaccacacacacacaccacacacacacacacacacacacacacacacacacacacacacacacacacacacacacacacacacacacacacacacatatgtataattcatTTCGGTTCTTTACTAGAAACTAAAGTTCCGTATGAcgactttttcacattttcacagGACCGACTGTGGAGGAAGAACCGCGCCCCTTCATCTGTTCCCGAATGCTTTGGTGTTGACTTGAACCGAAACTTTGACTTCTACTGGGGAGGTGAGTAAAGTGCTGCTCTGCCGCAACAACAATAGTCATATGACAACGTAGGCTCACACTCGGTCTATGTATTGAGCCGATATTCGAAATAAGAATTACAAAGGGTGTTATTTTGTGTGAGTTCTGATAAGCCTCTCTTCATCAAAATGCATCCTACATTGTGAATCATTCCTTGCAAATTGCACTGTGTGTATAGTCTCCGATCGTTCATTAGTGTATCAATTACGGTCCGTTTCCAGGAGTTCAGGCCAGTATGGACCCATGCTCTGACCTCTACCAGGGCTCAAACCCGTTCAGTGAGCCTGAGACCAGAGCGCTGAGGAAAGCCGTCTCTGCGGTTAAGAGAAGAACCAAGGTAAATGAACCATCTGTGAACGGAACCGAAATGGTATTTACTGCAagtggaaatgtatatatattacacgcccttattttcctcttattattgtaGGCATACGTGTCGCTTCACTCCTACGGGCAAACATTCCTGTATCCTTGGAGCTACTCCAGAGCCAGCAATAGCTCCAAAACTAGAGATCTGGTGAGTGATCCCCTTGTGACAGAGCAtttacctttacttttttctcaaTATCCCCAATATATCTGTCAAAGgcaaatatgtattattacaaaaCTATTAAATACCCAGCATAAGCCAGTaataatgatctctctctctctctctctctctctctctctctctctctctctcttctctctctctctctttctctctctctttctctctctctctctttctctctctctgtctctctcctcaacttttgttattctatttcgttatttttttttttatataattggcaTTTGATAATGGATAAGTTAGAATTTGATTTTCAGATAAATTTAGCAGACGGAATGGCGAGGAAGGTCGAAGCCGCCGGTGGGACGCGCTACAATATTAGCGGAAGCGGAGTTTCACGTGAGTTTGGAGTAGTAGGGAGGCAGTGCGCAGAAACTGCAACAATGAGCagagatgtacatatacacataaatgcttATAGTTACACACAAGTTGTATAAacgcacgtgtttgtgtgtgtgtgtgtgtgtgtgtgtgtgtgtgtgtgtgtgtgtgtgtgtgtgtgtgtgtataactatagcttgatagatgaatatagatactaCATTCaagtatatccatatacaaaaaaaaaaaaaaaaaaagaagcactttATGTATTCAAACACTACAGGgtaaataattcaaatatatacagtataccagGATTGAAGTTTACTGTGTGTTATTTGCAGTTCTCGTCGGAGGGGCGTCTGACGACTGGGTGGCGAGCCAGGGCGTCCCGTACGTGTACACCATGGAGCTGCGTGACAAGGGCGAGACCGTCTTCCACCTTCCCGAACATCTCATCGTCCCAACGGCAAGCAGTCGCAAAGCATTGTTGTGACATATTTAGTAACTGACTCGAACTAAGCAAAAATTAACACGAAAAAGtggacaaacaaatgaataaaacatacagaaaaaatagataaataaacgaatgaatgaatgaatgatttggtaatgaataaacaaatattccTTGGTCGCACTGACCAGCTGGCGCGCCTGCCGGGCAAAACCTCTAAAccttgtatttcttttcttcaggGGGAAGACGTCTGGACTGCCATGAAGTATCTCGGGAGGAAACTTCGGtacagaaagaagaataagaggaactAAGAGCAGTTCTCAAGACGAAGAAAAACTGCGAGGAAGAAATTGCCGTTTTCAGCGTTGAGTATTTATATTAGATTGAGAGAGATTAATGGTGCAGGCGAGAGCAATAATGCTAATTACGATTATGGTGAatatgaggagagaaaaaaatgaagtgaacAAATTAATTGCAGTAAATTCAGACACAGGACATCTTGCCAACAAAACAATCGGAGGAATGAATACGATAAAGAAAAGTTCAGAATTTTCAAGCCTGTAAGGGCAGAGAGACACTCGCTCTGCTGAAGAGACGTGATACCAACAGCTATGTTAGGAAGTGCTAGAAATGGAGTGGCATTTTAACAAACAAAACGGTTTCTCCTCCAATTAGAAAACAAAATTTCAACCTACactttgtaatattataatattgttagttattgatgtagtttatttatatatttatcacttctataatatctatataaattactaataaaaattactGCGTTGTAAATCTCAGATATGATTAAAACCAAAATCGGGAGATTAACAGTCAGTTGCAGTCACAGTGCTTCTCCGGGTGAACTCGCACGCTTTTCTCCAGAATTACAGTGGTCAGAGTTCAAGAAGACAGTGAATTAAGACTATTATGCAGTTATGTGAACAAAACAAGTTCTCTTTACCTAAAAATAGTATTCTCGACTTACTGCATCATAAAAATCAATCATAATACACATGGCTGTCAAGCAATTTCACCTGCGTGCCCGCTATATCCATAAAGAttccatcattaaaaaaaaaaaaaaaaaaaaaaaatcgacaaaatatTTGGCGATCGAGtcacgctgacacacacacacacacacacacacacacacacacacacacacacatatatatatatatatatatatatatatatatatatatatatacacacacacacacacacatatatttatatatatatatatatatatatatatatatatatatatatatatatatatatatatatgtagtgtgtgtatatatatatatatatatatatatatatatatatatatatatatagtgtatatatatatatatatatatatatatatatatatatatatcatcatcaataacggtatgctcatgtttgagcagccgtggacctctccaccatcctacgccactaaactcgatcttacgcttttctttccacttgtaccatcgacagaccgcaaatatctttgatattgtcgctcagtcttgtcttcggtttgcctcttcctctgtttcctatcaccatccctgtcagtaagtttttctcaatacttttacttctcattacatgaccaataaactttaatttcctcttgttcaagatgtccaacagtcggtctttacaatttatttttctcagcacttcatcattcgtcttcttctctgtccagctaatatgcagtactcgtctgtaacaccacatttcaaaactattgatctttttcttatctatctacttcaacacccaacactcagaaccatatgatgcaattgggaaaactaatgagttcaataacctcagctttgtccgtaaggtaatgcttcggtctttccagatgttattgagagcaattgtggcgtttttggcaatggtaattcttctttttatctccggtgaatcatatgtattagttaaaacagctccaagataagtgaactctttcacattttccacaatcattccattcattgtaacatgttcatcattgttcattgccggttatctttgaatcttcatgatcttagttttcttggcattaagaaacaagccagcctttttgcttgcttctctaactttatctagtagttgttgtagttcagtgatactgttggcaatcaaaactatatcatcggcgtacctcagatttgatattttgtatcctccaacatccacagttccttcaaaattctctagagcataattgtttcagaatatatattaaagaggtgcagagacagaatgcaaccctgccgtactccttgtttgacttcgaaccattctgttaacccataagtggttcttacagctgcttgttgttggtcatacaaggcttttattagttggatgatgtgttttggaaacttcatatcgtacatgttattccagaggatatcgtgatcaacagtatcaaaagctttcacataatcgatgaaacacaggtataggtctttttgatgttctctgtttttctctatgatcaattttaaatttagaatctggtttctggtaccctttccagggcgaaaacctgcttgttcgtttgcaatttcctctcttaacttcaacttcattctttcagcaataattttcaacaaaattttgctgctgtgacttattaatgcaattgtcctattattgttgcattggagtgcgtcaccttttttatgtatgggagtaaagactgattttacccagtcttctggccattttctttcattccatatttttgtacagagtttgtagaagaagtattcaacactttcgccagcattcttgattagttctgctgttatttcatctattccggggctcttgttattctttatttcttttatggcttttataacttcgtccagcagtggcggtggttcatcctcgctgtcattgagtctaattaatggttgttagatctttattctttttgtataagttggaacaatattgattccatctatctttgacttcttttccatcacataaaacaagtccatcttcagttttgatagtgtccattgtaggtttaaattttcgtgtgatgtttcgtactccttggtagagttctttagttgtcttattgatagaacagttttcaattctctggcaatgttcatttaaatatttttccttatcttgtcgcaataatctttaaatttttgtattttgttttttgtaaattactttttcaactggattattgatacctttttatttaggcatcttcttgtttcaatttcacttagtgttttttcagatatccagggggaatttgtctttttctttttggcgatagtttcttaagcagtgctcagcagttcttttccttcttcccataactcatttggtgttttatcatcttcacattgattgagtatttcaaatttgtttgacactgtaattctgtaattgttatcaagagttttgtagtcgagctttagaggtggtgttggacgctccatctttttgagtcttattttaaagtcgatagtagtagttggtggtcactgttgcagtcggcaccaggtcttgttttggcatttttatgcaacttttccatttttggttcagcacaatgtagtcaatttggttgcatgttcttttgtctggtgaaaaccacgtgtacaagtgtcttgggtggtgttggaacaatgtattggctataactaaattatttgtactacagaattcaatcaaatctttacctctttcatttatatctccaaggccgaattttccacaggtgtaattttttagattattttttcctactttggcgttgaggtctcccatgattatttttacatctctgttagggattgtgtctaaagtatcttggagagagttataacaaatttccagttcttcatcacttgcaatattggttggtgcgtagcaatatatatatatatatatatatatatatatatatatatatatatatgtatacacacacacacacacacatatatatatatatatgagagtaataataaaagtaataaaattaataataaagattacgACAGTGATAgtgacaattataatagtaataaagataaagatactcATAAAGATAGCatctgcaaaaaaagaaaaaaaggttgataaatagtaatggtaatgatgataatgataaaacatcaacataatagcaaagataacgataattatgatgataaaaatggtaataataacaatgataacgatgataccgGAAtagtaacgctaataatgatataaaaatgaagataataacattaatcataatgatagcaatggcaataataacagtgataataataataacaataataataatgatagtaataaatgtattgatagtgaggatgacaatgataattataattataataatattgattataattattaattataatgatataaaattaacaagaacaatagcaataataaaaatcataattatgatattggtgaaaatattaacaacaaatataatcagtataacaataaatacaaataaagatgatatagataatgaaaataacaatgattataacaataatgataaaaatattgataatagtaattataacaagggtgatgatgataatgatattgatgataatgatgatgataataataataataattataataataatagtaataataatgataatgataataataataataatgattataatgataataataatgataataataaggatagttttgattcttatcaatgttattattatatattatatgatcctAGTAAcacttatggtaataataataataagaagaaattataataataatgactacagcaacatcaacaatattgatgataataatgaaaatagtgacagcaatagtcaaaataataatagccataataataataacaataacatgatacgataatatagtaatatagtagtagaatagtaataataataatcataaataataaatataatagataataaataataataaaataataaaaataacaatgataatatctctaataaaaattatcattataataatcatagtaagaaaaatcgtaatattaataatattaatgttaaaagtaa
It includes:
- the LOC119580942 gene encoding carboxypeptidase B-like, translating into MILRQSVALLIVAAVALGQSQSRRADPTYAGWNVLEVMSLPPVLNPETFGFPSHIDLLSFNTGTGTTILAVAQDKLTQFIQTLTDSGVAFQTKIQDLSQLFLSPLTYDMTRRLPRGDATFDRYMYYQEIVSYIEGLSSRYSNKVQVDKIGQSVEGRPIYLITINKKTKTRKVDKPVIFIEAGAHAREWVSPASALYLVERLLESPSLLRNAEWRVVPLLNPDGYVYSWNHDRLWRKNRAPSSVPECFGVDLNRNFDFYWGGVQASMDPCSDLYQGSNPFSEPETRALRKAVSAVKRRTKAYVSLHSYGQTFLYPWSYSRASNSSKTRDLINLADGMARKVEAAGGTRYNISGSGVSLLVGGASDDWVASQGVPYVYTMELRDKGETVFHLPEHLIVPTGEDVWTAMKYLGRKLRYRKKNKRN